A genomic region of Brachyspira pilosicoli contains the following coding sequences:
- the dcd gene encoding dCTP deaminase has translation MILSGLEIEKNLNKNIIIEPFNRKQLNSNSYNVRLHNKLLVYKDNVLDMKKPNETKEIIIPETGYQLEPNQLYLGRTLEYTKTKKYVPMIEGRSSIGRLGIFIHITAGFGDVGFAGYWTLEIFCIKPIIIYPEVEIAQLYYHTIDGEYEEYVSSKYQNNTDVQPSMLYKDFK, from the coding sequence ATGATTTTGTCTGGACTTGAAATAGAAAAAAATTTAAATAAAAATATTATAATAGAACCTTTTAACAGAAAACAATTAAACTCAAATAGTTATAATGTAAGGCTTCATAACAAACTTTTAGTATATAAAGATAATGTATTAGATATGAAAAAACCTAATGAAACTAAAGAAATCATTATACCTGAAACAGGATATCAGTTAGAGCCTAATCAGCTTTATTTGGGAAGAACTTTAGAATATACAAAAACAAAGAAATATGTGCCTATGATAGAGGGTAGGTCATCTATAGGAAGACTTGGCATATTTATACATATTACTGCTGGGTTTGGAGATGTTGGTTTTGCGGGTTATTGGACTTTAGAGATATTTTGCATTAAGCCTATAATAATATATCCAGAAGTAGAAATTGCTCAGCTTTATTATCACACTATAGACGGTGAATATGAAGAGTATGTGAGCAGCAAATATCAAAACAACACTGATGTTCAGCCGAGTATGCTTTATAAAGATTTTAAATAA
- a CDS encoding RluA family pseudouridine synthase: protein MKKSKNKLHSTNKDLYEGAVIRKCRIEEDIESMRLDKYMGNRFSYYSRNKWQDLIGEGLVLVNGEKIKYTRSVSKGDEISYYFKDMKEPEVNKDIEIIYDDGDLIIVNKPANLPVIPSGKYYYNTLHTIMQERLGCHLNMINRIDRETSGCVILSRGSLVASKFCAMLANKNNNIKKTYIAIVENAKDIEDSFTVEGYMQEVGDKLYRRYQILHKENVEDSKYSKTKFKTIKKIGDYAILKIRLYTGRMHQIRVHLHSKNLYMVGDKIYGKYGPKVFNSFIEKSIIPEGFFYRQALHSYMLEFNHPITNERIKVKAKIPKDLKDFIAKIK, encoded by the coding sequence ATGAAAAAATCTAAAAATAAACTCCATTCTACTAATAAAGATTTGTATGAAGGTGCTGTTATAAGAAAGTGCCGTATTGAAGAAGATATTGAATCTATGCGATTAGATAAATATATGGGGAACAGATTTTCTTATTATTCCAGAAACAAATGGCAGGATTTAATAGGCGAGGGCCTTGTATTAGTAAACGGAGAGAAAATAAAATATACCAGAAGCGTTTCTAAAGGCGATGAGATATCATACTATTTTAAAGATATGAAAGAGCCTGAAGTAAATAAAGATATAGAAATAATTTATGATGATGGCGATTTAATTATAGTAAATAAACCTGCTAATTTGCCTGTGATTCCTTCTGGAAAATATTATTACAATACTTTACATACCATTATGCAAGAGAGATTAGGCTGTCATTTAAATATGATTAACAGAATAGACAGAGAGACAAGCGGGTGTGTAATACTTTCTCGCGGTTCTTTGGTGGCTTCAAAGTTTTGTGCTATGCTTGCAAATAAAAATAATAATATAAAAAAAACTTATATTGCTATAGTGGAGAATGCTAAAGATATAGAAGACTCTTTTACTGTTGAAGGATATATGCAAGAGGTGGGCGATAAACTTTACAGAAGATATCAAATATTACATAAAGAAAATGTTGAAGATTCAAAATATTCAAAGACAAAGTTTAAAACTATAAAAAAAATAGGTGATTATGCCATACTAAAAATAAGACTCTACACAGGAAGAATGCATCAAATAAGAGTGCATCTTCATTCAAAAAATCTTTATATGGTTGGAGATAAAATATATGGCAAGTATGGACCTAAAGTTTTTAATTCTTTTATAGAAAAAAGCATAATACCAGAAGGATTTTTTTATAGGCAGGCACTTCATTCTTATATGTTAGAATTTAATCACCCAATCACTAATGAGCGTATAAAAGTAAAAGCAAAAATACCAAAAGACTTAAAAGATTTTATTGCTAAAATAAAGTGA
- a CDS encoding peptide ABC transporter substrate-binding protein: MKNIIHLFFIFLLSIGLIITSCSSKKENQGEGLFINVGPEPKTIDPTLNIASDASVYIIHAFEGLTTKNKEGVLVGGAAESWDISEDGLTYTFHLRTNGKWSDGTPLTSKDFVYAWKRAVDPKTASEYSYQFEPVKNAMAINSSKMELDSLGIKAIDDYTLEVTLEKPTAYFLELTAFTTFYPIRQDIIEKYGNTWTINPESYIGNGSYVMIERNIDNNIVMVKNTNYWDYENLVPEKITFVLMDNPTASVAGIKEGSLHFSDRVPAQDIDTLKAEGLLQMVKRLGTYYYAVNHTNEVLKDGRVRKALSLAIDRNYIVDNIVKAGVPAGAFVPFGAPDVNGDFREVGGDYISVKPEDYQKNIEKAKKLMEEAGYTNGEGFPVLQFIVDSNREIPTFEAVQQMWKEHLGIDTSVSQQEWAVFLQTLYTDKNYVIGRSGWTADYNDPMTFLGMFLSYSPQNHALFTNKEYDNLLQTAMSTIDQNIRMDAMHKAEKIFMDNDVIIPLYYYATPTLVSPKLKGVVYDSLANHKFSYAYIEN, translated from the coding sequence ATGAAAAATATTATTCATTTATTTTTTATTTTTTTATTATCAATAGGCTTGATAATAACATCTTGTTCATCAAAAAAAGAAAATCAAGGTGAAGGTTTATTTATAAATGTAGGTCCAGAGCCTAAAACTATAGACCCTACATTAAATATAGCATCAGATGCTTCAGTTTACATAATACATGCATTTGAAGGACTTACAACAAAAAATAAAGAAGGTGTATTAGTTGGCGGAGCTGCTGAAAGCTGGGATATAAGCGAAGACGGACTCACATATACATTCCATTTAAGAACTAACGGCAAATGGTCTGACGGAACTCCATTAACATCTAAAGATTTTGTATATGCTTGGAAAAGAGCGGTAGACCCTAAAACAGCAAGTGAATATAGTTATCAATTTGAACCTGTAAAAAATGCTATGGCTATTAATTCTAGTAAAATGGAATTGGATAGTTTAGGCATAAAGGCTATTGATGATTATACTTTAGAAGTAACATTAGAAAAACCTACTGCATATTTCTTGGAATTAACAGCATTTACTACATTCTACCCAATTAGACAAGATATTATAGAAAAATACGGCAACACTTGGACTATCAATCCAGAAAGCTATATAGGAAATGGTTCTTATGTGATGATAGAACGTAATATTGATAATAATATAGTAATGGTAAAAAATACTAATTATTGGGATTATGAGAATTTAGTTCCGGAAAAAATCACATTTGTTTTAATGGATAACCCTACAGCTTCAGTTGCTGGTATAAAAGAAGGCTCTTTACATTTTTCTGATAGAGTACCAGCTCAGGATATTGATACTTTAAAGGCAGAAGGATTACTTCAAATGGTTAAACGTCTTGGAACATATTATTATGCTGTAAATCATACTAATGAAGTTTTAAAAGACGGCAGAGTTAGAAAGGCTTTATCATTGGCTATAGATAGAAATTATATAGTAGATAATATAGTAAAAGCTGGTGTGCCTGCTGGTGCATTCGTACCTTTTGGAGCTCCTGATGTTAATGGAGATTTTAGAGAGGTAGGGGGAGATTATATAAGTGTTAAACCTGAAGATTATCAAAAAAATATAGAAAAGGCTAAAAAGTTAATGGAAGAAGCTGGATATACTAATGGAGAAGGTTTCCCTGTACTTCAATTTATAGTTGATTCTAATAGAGAGATTCCTACATTTGAAGCTGTTCAGCAAATGTGGAAAGAGCATTTAGGAATAGATACTTCTGTAAGTCAGCAAGAATGGGCTGTATTTTTACAAACATTATATACTGATAAGAATTATGTTATTGGAAGAAGCGGATGGACTGCTGATTATAATGACCCTATGACATTCTTAGGTATGTTCTTAAGTTATAGTCCTCAAAACCATGCTCTATTTACAAATAAAGAATATGATAATTTGCTTCAAACTGCTATGAGTACAATAGATCAGAATATTAGAATGGATGCTATGCATAAAGCTGAGAAAATATTTATGGATAATGATGTTATAATACCATTATATTATTATGCTACACCTACTTTAGTTAGCCCTAAATTGAAAGGCGTTGTATATGATAGTTTGGCAAACCATAAATTCAGCTATGCTTATATAGAAAATTAA
- a CDS encoding glucose-6-phosphate isomerase, with product MLSINYKNVLNFLQEHELEYLASSAEYANELLENKKGAGNDFLGWVNLPTEAMKMAKDIETLAAEIRENAEVLVSVGIGGSYLGGKAVIESFLNPFAQAKKGNTQVVYAGHNMNGEYFKHLLDYLKGKDFYINVISKSGTTTEPAIAFRILKEYAEKRYGKEASKRIIATTDKSKGALKTLSTENKYRTFVIPDDVGGRYSVLTPVGLIPIAVAGIDIKEFIKGFDSMAKATKKADYKQNPSMLYAMLRNALYTKGFNTEIMVNYIPRMHYISEWWKQLYGESEGKDKKGIFPASVDFSTDLHSLGQFIQDGRRGLFETVIRVNEEEIDLKIKKEESDLDGLNYLKGKSLHQINKSALEATVLAHVDGGVPNIIVDIDKITPFTIGELMYFFEKACGISGHLLGVNPFDQPGVEAYKKNMFAMLGKKGYEKMGRELKARLNK from the coding sequence ATGCTATCTATAAATTATAAAAATGTATTGAATTTTTTGCAAGAGCATGAATTAGAATATTTAGCAAGCTCAGCAGAGTATGCTAATGAGCTTTTAGAAAATAAAAAAGGTGCCGGCAATGATTTTTTAGGTTGGGTTAATCTTCCAACTGAGGCTATGAAGATGGCAAAAGATATTGAAACTTTAGCAGCAGAGATAAGAGAGAATGCTGAAGTATTAGTATCTGTTGGTATTGGAGGTTCATATCTTGGCGGAAAAGCTGTTATAGAATCTTTCTTAAACCCTTTTGCTCAAGCTAAAAAAGGAAATACTCAAGTTGTATATGCTGGACATAATATGAACGGCGAGTATTTTAAACATTTATTAGATTATTTAAAAGGTAAAGATTTTTATATTAATGTTATCTCAAAAAGCGGTACTACTACTGAACCTGCCATAGCTTTTAGAATATTAAAAGAATATGCTGAAAAAAGATATGGTAAAGAAGCTTCAAAAAGAATAATAGCTACTACAGATAAATCAAAAGGAGCTTTGAAAACATTATCTACAGAAAATAAATACAGAACTTTTGTAATACCTGATGATGTCGGCGGAAGATATTCTGTACTTACTCCTGTTGGACTTATACCTATAGCAGTTGCTGGAATAGATATCAAAGAGTTTATAAAAGGGTTTGATTCTATGGCTAAGGCTACAAAAAAAGCAGATTACAAACAAAATCCTTCTATGCTTTATGCTATGCTAAGAAATGCACTTTACACTAAAGGCTTTAACACAGAAATAATGGTAAACTATATTCCAAGAATGCATTATATATCTGAATGGTGGAAACAATTATATGGAGAAAGTGAAGGTAAAGATAAAAAAGGAATATTCCCTGCTTCTGTAGATTTCTCTACTGATTTACACTCTTTAGGTCAATTTATACAAGACGGAAGAAGAGGATTATTTGAAACTGTTATAAGAGTAAATGAAGAAGAAATAGATTTGAAAATAAAAAAAGAAGAATCTGACTTAGACGGACTTAACTACTTAAAAGGAAAATCTTTACATCAAATAAATAAATCTGCATTAGAAGCTACAGTTTTAGCACATGTTGATGGAGGAGTTCCTAATATTATAGTAGATATAGATAAAATTACCCCATTTACTATTGGAGAACTTATGTATTTCTTTGAGAAAGCTTGCGGAATATCTGGACATCTTCTTGGGGTTAATCCATTTGATCAGCCCGGCGTTGAGGCTTACAAGAAAAATATGTTTGCTATGCTTGGTAAAAAAGGCTATGAGAAAATGGGAAGAGAATTAAAAGCAAGATTAAATAAATAA